From Anopheles funestus chromosome 3RL, idAnoFuneDA-416_04, whole genome shotgun sequence, a single genomic window includes:
- the LOC125769891 gene encoding mucin-5AC-like, with the protein MRLTLTFILLGILVPLRAEPQLGGGLLGGGGLLGTGIGGNTGLLGTGLLGTATTSGLLGTGLGATDGLLNTGLLGTATTSGLLGTGLGATNGLLNTGLLGTATTSGLLGTGIGATNGLLNTGLLGTATTSGLLGTGLGATDGLLNTGLLGTATTNGLLGTGLGATNGLLNTGLLGTATTNGLLGTGLGATDGLLNTGLLGTATTSGLLGTGLGATGGVLGTGLLGSGTGTTNGILGTGIGATDGLLGTGLLSGSGGATTTTVAATTAATTTTVAATTAATTTTTVAPTTTTAAPTTTTAAPTTTTAAPTTTTAAPITTTAAPVTTTVLPITTSIPITTVAPGTTTIAPTTTTSAPATTVTSAPTGTVTFNINGNIITISANDQATIDAVNAALAASSTTVAMTTTTTTAAPSSGTTVSFNIGGSIITVDATDTATIAAIIQSLTSGTTTAATTTTTTTTSSVVPVTTTTTTAAPVTTSSSTSASVTTTAAVTTASNAASTTVSTGASNTGSMSISIVININNQFILITSNSQSLLQLTQQILQQISATTTTSTTVQTPANPVQPTSAPPSNNGGARPGGCMRHHHSSEEFGGRHGFRGGFGFGIGIRGPLGGGIQAGFGTGIGGGMPRAGIGAGVRLQGPLGGSIQAGIGAARTGGCGRHHGGIGAGLRVQGPLGGVLQAGFGAGIRVGGHRHG; encoded by the exons ATGCGACTAACTTTGACATTTATCTTGCTGGGAATTTTAGTTCCACTAAGGGCAGAACCGCAACTTGGCGGAGGTTTGCTTGGTGGGGGAGGTTTGCTTGGAACTGGCATTGGTGGTAACACCGGATTACTGGGCACTGGATTGCTTGGAACCGCAACCACAAGTGGGTTACTAGGAACTGGACTTGGTGCTACCGATGGACTTCTGAATACAGGATTGCTCGGAACCGCAACTACAAGTGGGTTACTAGGAACTGGACTTGGTGCTACCAATGGACTTCTGAATACAGGATTGCTAGGAACCGCAACCACAAGTGGGCTACTAGGAACGGGAATTGGTGCCACCAACGGGCTACTTAACACTGGATTACTCGGAACCGCAACTACAAGTGGGTTACTAGGAACGGGACTTGGTGCTACCGATGGGCTTCTGAACACAGGATTGCTGGGAACCGCAACCACCAATGGGCTGCTTGGAACGGGACTTGGTGCTACTAATGGACTTCTGAATACAGGATTGCTAGGAACCGCAACCACCAATGGGCTGCTAGGAACGGGACTTGGTGCCACCGACGGGCTACTTAACACTGGATTACTCGGAACCGCAACTACAAGTGGGTTACTAGGAACGGGACTTGGTGCTACTGGTGGAGTTCTTGGAACTGGTTTGCTCGGTTCTGGAACCGGAACGACAAATGGAATACTAGGTACAGGTATCGGTGCTACCGATGGTCTTCTTGGTACAGGTCTTCTCAGTGGAAGCGGAggtgccaccaccaccactgttgctgctacgACAGCTGCTACAaccaccactgttgctgctacgACAGCTGCTACAACCACCACTACGGTTGCTCCTACCACCACTACGGCTGCTCCTACCACCACTACGGCAGCTCCTACCACCACTACGGCTGCTCCTACCACCACTACGGCTGCTCCTATCACCACTACGGCTGCTCCTGTCACTACCACGGTTCTACCGATCACAACTAGTATCCCAATTACAACCGTTGCACCGGGCACGACGACGATCGCTCCAACTACTACTACCAGCGCTCCAGCAACCACTGTTACATCCGCTCCTACAGGAACTGTAACCTTCAACATTAATGGAA ATATCATCACCATATCTGCCAATGATCAGGCAACTATCGATGCTGTCAATGCTGCCTTGGCAGCTTCATCGACCACCGTTGCAATGACCACAACTACTACCACCGCTGCACCATCGTCTGGAACCACAGTATCGTTCAACATCGGAGGAT CAATCATTACTGTTGATGCTACTGACACCGCAACGATTGCAGCTATCATTCAAAGCCTTACCAGTGGTACCACCACTGCTGCTACGACGacgactactactactacctcTTCCGTAGTACCCGTGACAACTACAACCACCACTGCAGCTCCTGTTACCACGTCGAGCAGTACCTCTGCTTCGGTAACAACTACAGCTGCTGTTACGACCGCAAGTAACGCTGCGTCCACAACGGTGTCAACAGGTGCTTCGAATACTGGTTCAATGTCCATTTCAATTGTTATCAACATAAACAACCAGTTCATATTGATCACGTCAAACAGTCAGAGCCTTCTGCAATTGACACAGCAAATTCTGCAACAAATTTCGGCTACAACCACGACTTCAACAACAGTGCAAACTCCAGCCAATCCAGTGCAGCCAACATCAGCGCCTCCATCGAATAATGGTGGAGCCCGCCCTGGCGGTTGCATGAGACATCACCATTCATCGGAAGAATTCGGCGGTCGCCATGGATTCCGTGGTGGGTTTGGATTTGGCATTGGAATTCGTGGACCACTCGGTGGAGGTATTCAGGCCGGCTTCGGAACGGGTATTGGTGGCGGTATGCCAAGGGCTGGCATTGGTGCTGGTGTTAGGCTGCAGGGTCCTCTAGGTGGAAGTATTCAGGCTGGCATTGGAGCTGCTCGTACTGGAGGATGTGGAAGACACCATGGTGGAATAGGGGCAGGACTGCGTGTACAAGGACCTCTGGGAGGCGTTTTACAAGCCGGTTTCGGGGCTGGAATTCGTGTTGGTGGCCACAGGCATGGATAA